One Vespula pensylvanica isolate Volc-1 chromosome 3, ASM1446617v1, whole genome shotgun sequence DNA window includes the following coding sequences:
- the LOC122627937 gene encoding RNA-binding protein 45, translating into MMVDHKERDFYSQMDPRSKNDDPPNSRLFVICHKSLEEDDIRKAFEKFGKIEDIWVVKDRNTGENKGVTYIKFSKTSEAAFALEEMNGKMLGMVGRPIKVMIASNRDQGSVRETNEEERWVRLFCVLPKSMTDSELQQEFSKFGQIEYATVVKDRNTNESKGFGYVKFKKVSSAAKAFEECDRKYKAVFAEPKKPKPENMDSKYNNGSSMSYDSLGHTSANFGKSSISLDIATNYPNPEGYTQLQVIAHPALNQDQLWKLFDIVPGMDYCHLKTDARYRMPRGQAIVVYSNPNAAAYAREKFHGFEYPPGHRMIVKPDTSNMSSKGSSKPSSNSAVPARTDLAHLAETIAQATSLIQAAGLTAPSLEQTMCIKLPPVQPMANVDAEVAKRCFIVCGPPVPPIYAMKDAFCRFGNLIDVYMLPGKNCGYAKYATIASADEAIEVLHGQEICGSRLKVLEAEERSVGEDRRKRLRVDEDER; encoded by the exons ATGATGGTAGATCACAAAGAACGGGATTTTTATTCTCAAATGGATCCGCGATCAAAGAACGATGACCCGCCTAATTCGCGTTTATTCGTTATTTGTCACAAGTCTCTCGAGGAAGATGACATACGGAAAGCCTTTGAGAAGTTCGGCAAAATCGAGGATATCTGGGTCGTTAAAGATCGAAATACTGGCGAGAATAAAG GGGTTACGTATATCAAATTTTCCAAGACGTCAGAAGCTGCATTTGCGTTGGAGGAAATGAATGGGAAAATGCTGGGCATGGTTGGAAGACCTATCAAAGTGATGATCGCTTCAAA TCGTGATCAAGGATCTGTGAGAGAAACGAATGAAGAGGAAAGATGGGTCAGGTTGTTCTGTGTACTACCAAAGTCAATGACCGATAGTGAATTACAACAAGAATTTTCTAAGTTCGGTCAAATAGAATATGCGACGGTAGTTAAAGATCGTAATACAAATGAATCTAAAGGTTTTGGTTAtgtcaaatttaaaaaagtatccAGTGCAGCGAAAGCGTTTGAAGAATGCGATAGGAAATATAAAGCAGTGTTTGCAGAACCAAAGAAACCGAAGCCTGAAAATATGGATTCTAAATACAATAATGGCTCTTCTATGTCTTACGATAGTCTTGGTCATACTTCTGCAAATTTTGGAAAAAGCAGCATCAGTCTAGATATAGCTACAAATTATCCAAATCCTGAAGGTTATACTCAATTACAAGTCATTGCGCATCCAGCTTTAAATCAAGACCAGTTGtggaaattatttgatatagttCCTGGTATGGATTATTGTCATTTAAAAACGGATGCAAGATACAGGATGCCAAGAGGACAAGCCATTGTGGTGTATTCAAATCCAAACGCAGCAGCATATGCTAGGGAAAAATTTCATGGTTTTGAATATCCTCCAGGTCATAGAATGATAGTTAAACCAGATACAAGTAATATGTCATCCAAAGGTTCATCAAAACCTAGCTCTAATTCAGCTGTACCGGCAAGGACAGATTTAGCACATTTAGCTGAAACTATTGCTCAAGCTACGTCGCTGATTCAAGCAGCAGGACTAACAGCACCAA GCTTAGAACAGACAATGTGCATCAAATTACCACCTGTGCAACCAATGGCGAATGTGGATGCAGAGGTAGCCAAACGATGTTTCATCGTATGTGGTCCACCCGTACCACCTATATATGCTATGAAAGATGCATTTTGTAGGTTTGGTAATttaatagatgtatatatgctTCCGGGAAAAAATTGTGGTTACGCCAAATATGCCACCATTGCGAGTGCAGACGAAGCTATTGag GTTCTACATGGGCAAGAAATATGTGGTTCTCGTCTTAAAGTATTGGAGGCAGAGGAACGAAGCGTTGGTGAAGATCGTAGAAAACGATTAAGAGTTGATGAAGACGAACGTTAA